The proteins below come from a single Syntrophales bacterium genomic window:
- a CDS encoding FAD-dependent oxidoreductase, which produces MDYNVIIVGCGPAGIFSALTLVEEGIENIILFDQGKDLEKRARTDPKDVLCGWGGAGAFSDGKLNISTQVGGYLSDYVPEKDLMELLDKTDKIYVNYGAPERTFRGSPTDLEEISDQANMAGLDFIPTTIRHIGTENCRLVLKNIRHYLDDKVEIRMESQIRELLPENGRIKGVKLSNGEVVTGRFVVVAPGRVGANWMKNEAQKLGLKMTISPVDIGIRVEVPAAILKRITDTIYEPKLIYYSKTFDDKVRTFCMNPYGEVVTEENNGIVTVNGHSYAEKKAENSNFAILVSSNFTEPFRDPIAYGRYIAGLANLLGGGVIVQRLGDLLAGRRSTQTRIDRCLTRPTLKTATPGDLSFVLPYRHLQSIIEMLQAMDKLVPGVFSRHTLLYGVEVKFYSNRIEVSKEMETRIKNLFLAGDGAGITRGLLQASASGILAARAIANRIKNQTLRTF; this is translated from the coding sequence ATGGACTACAATGTCATAATAGTAGGCTGTGGACCCGCGGGGATATTTTCCGCCCTTACACTCGTCGAAGAAGGGATTGAGAATATCATTCTCTTTGATCAGGGAAAGGACTTAGAGAAAAGAGCCCGGACCGATCCAAAAGATGTGCTTTGTGGGTGGGGTGGGGCTGGTGCATTCAGCGATGGAAAACTGAACATCTCTACACAGGTAGGGGGGTACTTATCAGATTACGTTCCGGAAAAGGATTTAATGGAACTTCTCGACAAAACGGACAAGATATACGTCAATTACGGAGCCCCAGAAAGGACATTCCGCGGTTCACCCACAGACTTGGAAGAAATAAGCGATCAGGCCAACATGGCAGGTTTAGATTTTATCCCTACTACAATAAGACATATCGGCACGGAAAATTGTAGACTGGTTCTGAAGAACATCCGCCATTACCTCGACGATAAAGTGGAAATTAGAATGGAATCGCAGATCAGAGAACTTTTACCCGAAAACGGCAGAATAAAAGGCGTTAAGCTTTCAAATGGCGAAGTGGTAACAGGACGTTTTGTTGTGGTTGCCCCTGGAAGGGTAGGGGCAAATTGGATGAAGAATGAAGCACAGAAATTGGGTCTCAAAATGACAATAAGCCCAGTGGATATAGGCATCCGGGTGGAAGTTCCCGCTGCGATCTTGAAGCGTATCACTGACACAATATACGAACCAAAACTCATCTATTACTCGAAAACCTTCGATGACAAAGTGAGAACCTTCTGCATGAATCCTTATGGTGAAGTTGTCACAGAAGAGAACAACGGCATCGTTACCGTAAATGGACACAGTTATGCGGAAAAAAAAGCTGAAAACAGCAATTTTGCCATACTGGTAAGCAGTAACTTTACGGAACCCTTCCGAGATCCCATTGCCTATGGACGCTACATAGCGGGCCTTGCGAATCTATTAGGCGGAGGCGTAATAGTACAGCGTCTAGGTGATCTCCTTGCAGGAAGAAGATCAACACAGACCAGGATAGACCGCTGTTTGACAAGACCAACGCTTAAAACTGCTACACCCGGTGACCTGAGTTTTGTACTACCTTACAGGCATCTACAAAGTATAATTGAAATGCTTCAGGCAATGGACAAACTCGTACCTGGCGTGTTTTCCAGGCACACGCTTCTCTACGGTGTGGAAGTAAAATTCTATTCCAACCGCATAGAGGTTTCAAAGGAAATGGAAACAAGGATAAAGAACCTCTTCCTCGCAGGTGACGGAGCAGGGATAACAAGAGGACTACTTCAGGCTTCGGCAAGCGGTATACTAGCTGCCAGAGCCATTGCCAACCGCATAAAAAATCAAACCTTAAGAACCTTTTAA
- a CDS encoding sugar phosphate isomerase/epimerase: MKYGATNHPFHPVTNEIRFIASMGFDYLELCLDPPNCIPEKLFDDWREIKNVLDGEGLQLPVVHLPTFVWLADMYPSIREASLMEIYKALDFTREIGVRKAVLHPGYITGLLSFSPNVGKMYALESLDLIIRRAEELGIVICLENLFPKLGNFHRPEEFSAVLTKYPSLMVTLDLGHASLRAPKEQIQSFVSAVMGRIGHVHVADNNGRDDEHLPIGVGRVDLVGGLRAIKATGYDDTLTLEVFAPDREYLGISLRKVKSLWEQLSVS, from the coding sequence ATGAAATACGGGGCGACCAACCATCCTTTCCATCCCGTAACCAATGAGATACGATTTATTGCCTCTATGGGCTTTGATTATTTGGAACTTTGCTTGGATCCACCTAATTGCATTCCGGAAAAATTGTTTGATGATTGGAGAGAAATCAAGAATGTGCTGGACGGTGAGGGTCTTCAGCTTCCGGTTGTTCATCTTCCCACGTTTGTATGGCTCGCCGATATGTATCCGTCAATACGGGAGGCTTCATTGATGGAGATTTATAAAGCCCTGGACTTTACTAGGGAAATAGGTGTTCGGAAGGCTGTGCTTCATCCAGGGTACATCACAGGTTTACTCTCTTTCTCGCCAAATGTGGGGAAGATGTATGCACTTGAATCCTTGGATTTAATCATTAGGCGAGCTGAGGAGCTGGGTATCGTAATCTGTCTGGAAAATCTTTTCCCGAAGTTGGGGAATTTCCATCGGCCGGAGGAGTTTTCAGCAGTGCTTACAAAGTACCCGTCACTTATGGTGACGCTTGATCTAGGCCATGCCAGTTTACGTGCACCAAAAGAGCAGATTCAGTCATTTGTTTCCGCGGTGATGGGTAGAATTGGTCATGTGCATGTGGCCGACAATAACGGTCGCGATGATGAGCATTTGCCCATCGGTGTAGGGCGGGTGGATCTAGTTGGGGGATTGCGTGCCATTAAAGCTACAGGTTATGATGATACTTTAACGCTTGAAGTTTTTGCACCGGATAGGGAGTACCTAGGTATCTCTTTGCGAAAGGTTAAGAGTCTCTGGGAACAACTGTCGGTCTCCTGA
- a CDS encoding carbon-nitrogen family hydrolase has product MAFSVTMDNSTLTIALVQMDVISGSPSANLSKAEEYVRKASEKGVQLICFPELWTTGFDWESLKDLVDTHQKMVDRIGELAKQNNIWIGGSLLSRHESGGMTNTFYLFDNRGKTAGVYHKVHLFPLAGEDKYLTPGNKLVTAHSPWGKIGLAVCYDLRFPEMFRIYALSGAKLCLIPAAFPHPRLEHWQILLRARAIENQMYVVGVNQVGTKTLGGVKATFFGHSAIIDPFGETVFESRDEFETFITTTIDLNKVDEIRSRMPFLKSIRPEVYTQYSGDRQLFPETLNLSQRDT; this is encoded by the coding sequence TTGGCATTTTCTGTGACAATGGACAACTCAACTCTCACCATCGCCTTGGTACAGATGGATGTCATAAGTGGCTCTCCTTCTGCCAATCTGAGTAAAGCCGAGGAATACGTAAGAAAAGCTTCAGAAAAAGGAGTTCAACTCATCTGTTTTCCCGAACTATGGACCACAGGTTTTGACTGGGAAAGTTTAAAAGACCTCGTTGACACTCATCAAAAGATGGTGGACCGCATTGGGGAACTTGCAAAACAAAACAACATTTGGATCGGGGGATCTTTGCTCAGCAGACATGAATCAGGTGGCATGACAAACACCTTTTACCTCTTCGATAACCGTGGAAAGACAGCAGGCGTCTATCATAAAGTGCATCTGTTTCCTCTGGCTGGTGAGGATAAATACCTCACTCCTGGAAACAAACTCGTAACCGCCCACTCTCCGTGGGGGAAGATTGGTCTTGCCGTGTGTTACGATCTTCGCTTTCCTGAGATGTTCCGTATTTACGCCCTGTCGGGGGCTAAACTGTGTCTCATACCTGCAGCATTTCCCCATCCCCGACTCGAGCACTGGCAGATCCTTCTGCGAGCCAGGGCAATAGAAAATCAAATGTACGTCGTCGGGGTAAACCAGGTTGGAACAAAAACGCTTGGCGGTGTAAAAGCAACATTCTTCGGGCATTCTGCCATTATTGATCCCTTCGGAGAAACCGTATTTGAGAGCAGAGATGAATTTGAAACATTCATAACAACAACGATCGACCTCAACAAGGTAGATGAAATTCGTTCCAGAATGCCCTTTCTTAAGAGTATAAGGCCCGAGGTTTACACGCAGTACTCAGGAGACCGACAGTTGTTCCCAGAGACTCTTAACCTTTCGCAAAGAGATACCTAG
- a CDS encoding ferritin family protein encodes MSTFRGSDILEFAIRIEENGENFYRYAIQLTNDEETKKLFARLADEEKNHQKIFRKIFAAMEKVNPPETYDGEYDAYLHNFIDGNIVFKKVDEVPKNVADAVEFALRRELDSILFYHEIKRLVPQHEHHIVDAIIEEERQHYNSLLKLVVSR; translated from the coding sequence ATGTCTACTTTCAGGGGAAGTGATATTTTAGAGTTTGCCATTCGCATCGAAGAAAATGGGGAAAACTTCTACCGCTATGCTATCCAGCTGACCAATGATGAAGAAACTAAGAAGCTGTTTGCCCGATTAGCGGACGAAGAAAAAAATCATCAAAAAATATTTAGAAAGATCTTTGCCGCAATGGAAAAGGTAAACCCTCCTGAAACTTACGATGGTGAGTACGATGCATATCTTCACAACTTTATCGACGGCAACATAGTTTTCAAAAAGGTAGATGAAGTGCCCAAAAACGTAGCGGATGCTGTAGAATTTGCCCTACGAAGGGAACTAGATTCCATACTCTTCTATCACGAAATTAAAAGGCTCGTCCCACAACACGAACATCACATAGTAGATGCCATAATAGAAGAGGAAAGACAACATTACAACAGTTTATTAAAACTAGTGGTCTCCCGCTAG
- a CDS encoding diadenylate cyclase: MSNIAYILRNIRIQDIVDIIIVAALISILLSWFKQRPTRLVLIGISVVALIYGIARFLQLYLTTLIFQGFFAIFLFVLVVIFQEDLKRFFERLGLIGQMGKKISQTTPYATVAEAITSAVSNMAEKNVGALIVISGNDPLGRHISGGIPLNGLVSHSLLESIFDPHSSGHDGAVIIEGDRVSTFGCHLPLASQGEQSKNLGLRHTAALGLAERTDALCIVVSEKKGTISIARGETLEEITNLTDLKQIIESHLIEKFVHRKPFADTLWKQNIKEKFIALVLASFLWVLFGYQKETIFKDYTLYLNFVNIPPQFVLEEPPASEVKIGLMGPPQAFQLLTPEHLKVSLDLSHLKEGTNVIGLSKDIVRLPSNLSIVTISPSSIKITASRLITDTARVEVAKKNSPPRGVKITSIKVDPSHVRVIMPRFMRERNLKITTTPIDLAKITETVVLNVPLKLPPHVSLVDGSPSSVSVKVYVKKRPK; encoded by the coding sequence ATGTCTAACATAGCGTACATACTGCGCAATATTCGTATTCAGGATATCGTTGATATAATTATCGTGGCGGCTCTTATATCCATTTTGCTCTCATGGTTCAAACAGAGACCCACCCGGCTGGTACTTATCGGTATAAGTGTTGTTGCCTTAATTTACGGAATCGCCCGTTTTTTGCAATTGTACCTCACAACCCTAATATTTCAGGGTTTCTTTGCTATCTTTTTATTCGTCCTTGTCGTCATATTCCAGGAGGATCTTAAGCGATTCTTCGAACGTCTGGGTCTTATTGGCCAGATGGGTAAAAAGATAAGCCAAACTACCCCATATGCCACTGTGGCTGAGGCAATCACCTCTGCTGTAAGCAACATGGCAGAAAAGAACGTTGGAGCTTTGATCGTCATAAGTGGGAACGACCCCCTGGGACGCCACATAAGCGGAGGGATTCCACTGAATGGACTCGTAAGTCACTCTCTATTGGAGAGTATCTTCGATCCTCACTCCAGCGGCCATGACGGCGCCGTTATAATCGAGGGGGATAGGGTAAGCACCTTTGGATGTCATTTACCCCTAGCCAGCCAGGGTGAACAAAGCAAAAATCTCGGTCTCCGTCATACAGCAGCCCTTGGGTTAGCAGAGAGAACAGACGCCCTCTGTATAGTAGTCTCAGAAAAAAAGGGTACCATATCTATTGCCCGGGGTGAGACGTTAGAAGAAATTACAAATCTTACAGATCTAAAGCAAATAATAGAGTCCCATCTGATTGAGAAATTCGTTCATCGTAAACCTTTTGCAGATACCCTGTGGAAACAGAACATAAAAGAAAAATTCATAGCGCTTGTTTTGGCATCTTTCCTCTGGGTCCTCTTCGGTTATCAGAAAGAGACCATTTTCAAAGATTACACATTATATCTCAACTTTGTAAATATCCCTCCGCAGTTCGTCCTTGAAGAACCTCCGGCTTCGGAGGTTAAGATAGGACTTATGGGACCACCTCAGGCCTTTCAATTACTCACGCCGGAACATCTAAAAGTGAGTTTAGATCTATCCCACCTCAAGGAAGGTACCAACGTAATAGGTCTATCCAAAGACATCGTAAGGCTACCATCCAATCTTTCCATTGTTACCATATCGCCTAGCTCTATTAAAATTACCGCCTCCCGACTCATAACCGATACAGCACGTGTTGAGGTGGCCAAAAAAAATTCTCCCCCGAGAGGAGTCAAAATAACATCTATAAAGGTCGATCCATCCCACGTTAGGGTCATCATGCCGAGGTTTATGAGAGAACGGAACTTAAAAATTACCACCACACCTATAGATCTTGCGAAAATTACGGAAACTGTAGTACTCAACGTTCCTCTCAAGCTACCTCCCCATGTGTCCCTCGTAGATGGATCCCCCTCTTCAGTTTCGGTGAAAGTATACGTAAAGAAACGACCAAAGTGA
- a CDS encoding energy transducer TonB: protein MYNKTLTIALSLSLIIHLSILGVSFFESKPATKVLERSSIFVNLYDEGGHGAVVEGHDSKDVSILNADVSIALLPSDVSYRDYILSVKRRIEERWLYSGSAFTHGEKGVTTIRFSISSSGDLVDYTIVSSSGFPVLDRTALDVICSAAPFGPFPSHIKISQINVVAEFYYGI, encoded by the coding sequence ATGTACAACAAAACGTTAACAATTGCATTATCTCTTTCTCTCATTATTCATCTTTCTATACTTGGTGTTTCCTTTTTTGAAAGTAAGCCTGCTACAAAAGTTCTGGAGCGGAGCTCGATATTTGTAAATTTGTATGATGAAGGGGGACATGGAGCTGTGGTGGAAGGACATGACTCCAAAGATGTTTCGATATTGAATGCTGATGTTTCAATTGCTTTATTACCGAGTGATGTAAGTTATCGGGACTACATTTTGTCCGTGAAGAGACGTATAGAAGAGAGGTGGCTTTATTCAGGCTCTGCTTTCACACATGGCGAAAAGGGAGTGACCACTATTCGTTTTTCCATTTCATCTTCAGGAGATCTTGTAGATTACACTATCGTTTCATCCTCTGGTTTTCCCGTTCTGGATAGGACTGCTTTAGACGTAATTTGTTCTGCAGCCCCCTTTGGTCCATTCCCATCACATATTAAGATTTCCCAAATTAACGTTGTTGCGGAGTTTTATTATGGAATCTAG
- a CDS encoding MBL fold metallo-hydrolase, whose amino-acid sequence MKVHFLGAAREVTGSCFMIEYHEGRFAVDCGLHQGGSDADIRNRETKLYKPKEIDFILVTHAHLYHTGLLPRLVSEGYNGPVYCTPPTKDLMYLMLLDSAHIQEIETQWKNRKRQRHGEEKVEPLYTQGDVEKAITLIRDVEYDHPFNPNPGVEVTFRDSGHILGSALVEIQMTGNTNPTKLIFSGDIGRTAQLIVKDPYTPEKGDFLFMESTYGNRDHKNEQESLEELAEAIDYSYKNGEKVIIPAFAVERTQEIIYCLHLLHRDGRLPEDMMVYVDSPLAIKVTEIFHQYTQYFDEDAQNILKVKQDPLHLPQLRFTKTTEESIKINSVNKPSIVISASGMADAGRIKHHLRHNLWREGASVVFVGYQAQGTIGRRLVDGARKVRIFGEEIAVKAKIFTINGFSAHAGQSQLLEWLSHFRSPNLQVFLIHGEYQAQKALADLIRDRFNYPVYIPDRLEEWLLVKGETPKLMKEAALIPPVDWDKILRDLATYVEMLRMKRKQLESLSLDEQNDLREQIVRLESLIALYTGESKGESLR is encoded by the coding sequence ATGAAAGTTCACTTTCTAGGAGCAGCAAGAGAAGTTACTGGGTCTTGTTTCATGATCGAATACCACGAAGGAAGATTTGCCGTCGATTGTGGACTTCACCAAGGAGGCAGCGATGCCGATATTAGAAACCGTGAAACCAAACTTTATAAACCTAAAGAAATAGACTTCATTCTTGTAACCCACGCTCACCTGTATCACACAGGGCTATTACCCCGCCTCGTGTCCGAAGGATATAATGGACCGGTCTACTGCACTCCACCCACGAAGGATCTTATGTACCTTATGCTTCTCGACAGCGCACACATCCAGGAAATAGAAACCCAGTGGAAAAACCGAAAAAGACAACGTCATGGGGAGGAAAAAGTTGAGCCACTATATACCCAGGGCGATGTAGAAAAAGCGATAACACTTATCAGAGATGTGGAGTACGACCATCCTTTCAACCCCAACCCCGGTGTAGAAGTAACCTTCAGGGACTCCGGTCATATACTGGGCTCCGCCTTAGTCGAAATCCAAATGACAGGAAACACAAACCCGACAAAACTAATATTCTCCGGTGACATCGGAAGAACAGCACAGCTTATAGTTAAGGACCCCTACACACCGGAAAAAGGAGACTTTTTGTTCATGGAATCCACATACGGAAACAGAGACCATAAAAACGAACAGGAAAGTCTAGAAGAACTAGCCGAAGCTATCGATTACAGTTATAAAAACGGAGAAAAGGTTATTATCCCTGCCTTTGCCGTGGAGAGAACCCAAGAAATAATATATTGTCTCCACCTTCTCCACCGGGATGGACGTTTGCCTGAAGACATGATGGTTTACGTTGACAGCCCTCTCGCCATAAAGGTCACTGAGATATTCCACCAATATACTCAGTATTTCGACGAAGATGCCCAAAATATCCTCAAAGTTAAACAGGATCCCCTACATCTACCCCAGCTGAGATTTACAAAAACCACAGAGGAATCCATAAAGATCAACAGTGTAAACAAACCCTCCATCGTAATATCAGCAAGTGGCATGGCTGATGCAGGTAGAATTAAACACCATCTTCGCCACAATTTGTGGCGTGAAGGGGCAAGTGTAGTCTTCGTAGGTTACCAGGCCCAAGGCACAATCGGTCGTCGTCTAGTAGATGGAGCCCGCAAGGTAAGAATCTTTGGAGAGGAAATTGCAGTTAAAGCAAAAATCTTCACAATAAATGGTTTCTCCGCCCATGCTGGTCAGAGCCAACTACTCGAATGGCTGAGCCACTTTCGATCACCTAACCTCCAAGTGTTTCTTATCCACGGTGAATACCAAGCTCAGAAGGCACTTGCGGACCTTATCAGAGATAGGTTCAACTATCCAGTGTATATCCCAGACCGATTAGAGGAGTGGTTACTTGTAAAAGGGGAAACACCCAAACTAATGAAAGAAGCAGCCTTAATACCTCCTGTAGATTGGGACAAAATCCTAAGAGATTTAGCTACTTATGTCGAAATGCTCCGAATGAAAAGAAAACAATTAGAATCCCTGAGTCTTGATGAACAAAATGACCTCAGAGAACAGATCGTGAGATTGGAAAGTTTGATTGCACTTTACACAGGAGAATCAAAAGGTGAGTCATTACGATAA
- a CDS encoding ABC transporter ATP-binding protein, giving the protein MRDEVVVAFENVSKVFGKTIAVDGVTFTVSKGECFGILGPNGAGKTSTIRMIYGLSPLSGGSLKVFGMDVTRDIRSVKRRLGVCQQETTLDPDLTVLDNLIVFARYFGIPKRDAVPRAEELLHFMGLESKSHVKVGELSGGMIRRLMLARALINDPELLILDEPTIGLDPQSRNQVWDKLMDLRLNGLTILLTTHYMEEAAKLCDRIIIMDRGKILVEGSPELLVKEYIGTHVLEITDAPYVLRDYLHHSSVPYEEFGHRLVVYGKNLERIYGEISGIVRGNGCVLRMANLEDVFLKMTGRSLKD; this is encoded by the coding sequence ATGCGTGACGAGGTTGTTGTTGCTTTTGAGAATGTGAGCAAGGTGTTCGGTAAAACGATAGCAGTTGATGGTGTTACTTTTACCGTAAGCAAAGGGGAGTGTTTTGGTATTTTGGGACCGAACGGTGCCGGCAAAACCTCTACAATTAGGATGATATACGGTTTATCACCTCTCAGCGGAGGCTCTTTAAAGGTATTCGGTATGGATGTCACGAGAGATATCCGTTCTGTAAAAAGGAGATTAGGAGTATGTCAGCAGGAAACGACTCTGGATCCAGACCTTACTGTGCTTGATAACCTTATAGTTTTTGCCCGTTACTTTGGTATTCCGAAGCGTGATGCTGTTCCTAGGGCAGAGGAATTATTGCATTTTATGGGTTTGGAGAGCAAGAGTCATGTGAAGGTGGGAGAGTTATCCGGGGGTATGATCCGGAGGTTGATGTTGGCGAGAGCCCTGATCAATGATCCGGAACTTCTCATTCTCGACGAACCGACGATTGGTCTCGATCCTCAGTCGAGAAATCAGGTTTGGGATAAGTTAATGGATTTAAGACTCAACGGGTTAACGATCCTTTTGACGACCCATTACATGGAGGAAGCGGCTAAACTATGTGACCGCATTATAATAATGGATAGAGGTAAGATTCTGGTCGAGGGAAGTCCTGAATTACTTGTAAAAGAATACATTGGTACTCACGTGCTGGAGATCACCGATGCTCCTTATGTGTTGAGAGATTATCTACATCATTCGAGTGTACCCTATGAAGAGTTTGGTCATCGTCTGGTTGTCTACGGGAAAAATTTGGAGCGTATATACGGAGAGATCAGTGGAATTGTTCGTGGAAACGGTTGTGTGCTCCGCATGGCCAATCTTGAGGATGTTTTTTTGAAAATGACGGGTAGGAGTTTGAAAGATTGA
- a CDS encoding ABC transporter permease, with the protein MIAGVFRVWLRNWEVHKATWKINFLVPLLEPIFYLVAFGVGLNALVGEVNLYGQKVSYFTFVATAILGINIMNYAFFENTYSSFVRMYYQKTFDAMIATPLTPEEIITGEIVWGATKSLMATVVVMFVLSLFDLIRYPHGLMVIPLAVIGGLAFGSIGMFFTAFVRHIDSFNLPYFLFITPMYLFSGTFFPLDVLPLWMQILAFFLPLTHLVNMIREFCYGSLGSGVLLGIGYFSLCILVFYAFALRKMKNRLLR; encoded by the coding sequence TTGATCGCGGGAGTTTTCAGGGTTTGGTTACGTAACTGGGAAGTTCACAAGGCAACCTGGAAGATCAATTTTTTGGTGCCTCTCTTGGAACCCATTTTTTATCTGGTGGCATTTGGTGTAGGATTAAACGCTCTTGTTGGAGAAGTGAACCTTTATGGCCAGAAAGTGTCGTACTTTACCTTTGTCGCTACGGCTATCCTAGGTATAAACATTATGAACTATGCTTTTTTCGAAAACACCTATTCGTCTTTTGTTCGCATGTATTACCAGAAAACCTTTGATGCCATGATTGCAACACCCCTAACTCCTGAAGAAATTATCACAGGAGAAATTGTTTGGGGAGCAACCAAGTCGCTTATGGCAACAGTGGTCGTTATGTTCGTACTGAGCCTGTTTGATCTTATCCGTTATCCCCATGGGCTTATGGTTATTCCCCTTGCGGTTATTGGCGGTTTGGCATTTGGTAGTATAGGTATGTTTTTCACTGCGTTTGTTCGACACATCGATTCTTTCAACTTGCCTTACTTTTTGTTCATTACCCCGATGTATCTATTCAGTGGTACTTTTTTTCCCTTAGATGTTTTGCCTTTGTGGATGCAGATTTTGGCTTTTTTCCTACCTCTCACGCATCTGGTTAACATGATAAGGGAGTTCTGTTATGGGAGTCTGGGTAGTGGTGTGCTATTAGGTATTGGTTATTTTTCCCTCTGTATACTTGTTTTTTATGCCTTTGCCCTACGAAAGATGAAGAATCGATTGCTACGGTAA
- a CDS encoding pyridoxal phosphate-dependent aminotransferase yields the protein MRFDIARAGTGLTYEIRNIVNIAKKMEEYGIEVHWENIGDPVLKGERIPDWMKEIIIDIIKDDKSFAYSPTQGVDETRDFLVEMVNRRGKVQITRDDIIFFNGLGDAIARIYSAIRVDARIIVPEPTYSTHFLAEVLHASFPPNTYRMNPYSNWSPDLRELEQKVKSHHSIVGILVINPDNPTGFVYPPEILREIVRIAKEYDLFLIFDETYINMVYNGKETLPLSDVIEDVPGFSMKGISKEFPWPGARCGWIEVYNAKRDETFDRYIDIILKQKMAEVCSTTLPQISIPKIMQHPEYNKYLQERVKHYERLSNIAYNILKDVPGIIVNKPNGAFYMTVVFNEAFLNDRQTLPIEHPEIKDFVNSLVSQKIEQDKRFVYYLLASTGICVVPLTSFFTSLRGFRMTLLEKDETKFEHIVKTIAEKIVEYIDSSR from the coding sequence ATGCGTTTCGATATAGCGCGAGCTGGAACAGGTCTTACATACGAAATTAGAAATATAGTGAATATTGCAAAAAAAATGGAAGAGTATGGGATAGAAGTCCACTGGGAAAATATAGGCGATCCCGTACTCAAAGGCGAACGTATACCAGACTGGATGAAAGAGATAATCATCGACATAATAAAAGACGACAAATCCTTCGCCTACTCACCCACACAAGGTGTTGACGAAACCCGAGATTTCCTTGTGGAAATGGTCAATAGACGGGGAAAGGTTCAAATCACAAGAGACGACATAATATTCTTCAACGGCCTCGGCGATGCTATTGCAAGAATATACAGCGCAATACGCGTGGACGCCCGTATAATAGTTCCGGAACCAACATATTCTACCCATTTTCTTGCGGAGGTACTACACGCATCCTTTCCACCTAACACTTATCGAATGAATCCATACAGCAACTGGTCCCCAGACCTCAGGGAATTGGAACAAAAGGTGAAAAGTCATCATTCAATAGTTGGTATTCTCGTAATTAACCCTGACAATCCCACAGGTTTTGTGTATCCTCCTGAAATCTTGAGGGAAATAGTGCGCATAGCAAAAGAATACGATCTTTTTCTGATATTTGATGAGACATACATAAATATGGTTTACAATGGGAAAGAAACGTTACCTCTCTCAGACGTCATTGAGGATGTCCCTGGCTTCAGCATGAAAGGTATATCCAAGGAATTCCCATGGCCTGGAGCTCGATGTGGATGGATAGAAGTTTATAACGCAAAAAGGGACGAAACTTTTGACCGTTATATAGACATAATACTGAAGCAAAAAATGGCAGAGGTATGCTCAACCACGCTCCCGCAGATTTCCATTCCCAAAATTATGCAACACCCCGAATACAACAAATACCTCCAAGAAAGGGTCAAGCACTACGAAAGGCTCTCCAATATAGCGTACAATATACTTAAAGATGTGCCCGGTATTATAGTCAACAAACCAAACGGTGCGTTTTACATGACAGTAGTATTCAACGAAGCGTTCCTCAATGATAGACAGACACTGCCCATTGAACATCCAGAAATCAAAGATTTTGTGAACTCCCTTGTTAGTCAGAAAATTGAACAGGACAAACGATTTGTTTACTATTTACTAGCTTCCACGGGGATCTGCGTTGTGCCATTAACCTCCTTTTTTACCTCTCTTAGGGGATTCAGAATGACATTGCTAGAAAAAGACGAAACAAAATTCGAGCACATAGTCAAAACAATAGCAGAAAAGATCGTAGAGTACATTGACTCTTCAAGGTAG